The window ACCCGGTCGAGGTGATCGTCGTAGGCCCCGGCCGGGATGCGGGGGGTGTCCAGGATGGTCATGGCCTGTCGCTCCTTACCGAGCGGATGCGGGCGCGGCTCGGGCGCCCTGATCGTCGGCGGTGTCGGGACGGTGAGTCGTTGCCGACGGCGGTGCTCAACCGAAGATCGGGCTCTCGGTGGTGTAGAGGAAACGGGTCTGGGAGCGGTCGAGGAACTTCTCCTCGTCCGCGGCGATGGTCGTGGTGTAGGTGTCGGAGGTGAACCAGCGGGCGGCGTCGGCGATGTTGTCGACCCACACCTCGGCGACACCGTCATAGACGGCGGTGCTTATGCCGGGGATCTCGTCGCCGGTGGGCAGGAGCTGGACGTAGCGCCGGACCGGGACCTCTCCGGCGGGCAGGCTCGAGAGCAGCGGGGTGTGCTTCTGCGTCCAGTAGTCCACGAACTCCTCGTGGGTGAGGTCTGCCCGCCGGGTCAGGAAGATGCTGAGCTTGATCACAGAGGACTCCTTGAGGCCGCGATTGACTTGCCTGGGCAACTCATAACGTAGATGCGTTGACTTGCCTGGGCAACGGATGTGTGTTGCCCAGGCAAGTAAGATGGATCACATGGACGAACCGTCACCGTGGCTCGACACCGAGCAGCAGGAACTTTGGCAGGACCTTCTCAGCGTCGTGATCGCGCTGCCTTTGGCCCTGGACCGCCAGTTGCAGCGCGACGCGGGCATCTCGAACTTCGAGTACAGCGTGCTCGCCCGGTTGTCGATGGCGCATCAGGTCACCATGCGGCTCAGCGAGCTGGCCCGGGACTGCGGCAGCACTCTTCCGCGGATGTCGAAGCTGATGGACCGTTTTGAGGTGCGAGAGTGGATCGTTCGTCGAATCGACCCGAGCGACGGTCGCTACACCCTGGCCACGCTGACCGACAGTGGTCGGCAGAAGGTGGTCGACAGCGCGCCGGGGCATGTCGCGCAGGTGCGCCGACTCGTGTTCGACCCTCTGACCACTGCGCAGCGCCGCCAACTCGGCGCGGCGCTTTCCAGCGTCGCCGAGACCGTGCGGCGGGAGGCCGCCGGTGGTCCCACCGGGTGAGTGCGCTCACCGCCCGCTCGGCGCGCCGGTCACCACGGCGGTACGAGCTGACCGCGTGGCCGTGCGGGTCGATCTCGGCGAGGGCATCGGCCACGTCCGCGGGCGCGATCGGCTGTACGAGTAGCGGTGGATCGTGGCGACGCCGTCCTGCTCGGTTCAGCTCGTCACCGTCGCGGCGAAGTCGTGGAACTGGGCCGCCGGAACGCGTCGTCAGCGATCCTGTGTCGCTGACGACGCCACCGTGGCATGGCCGGTCGTGCCACGCCCCCCTGGGCAACCTCGCCCAACGGCGGTGATCCGCCGGACGCCAGTCGTCCCGCCGTACTTGACTTGCGTGGAATCCTCGCGGCACGAGCGGAGTCACCCGGCGCAATGCACGCTCTGCCGACCTCGACCTCGACCTCGACCTCGACCTCGACCTCGCCCTCGACCTCGCCCTCGACGGCGACGTCGGCAGCGAACGGCATCACGGTGTCGCACCCCAGCCAGCGACCTCACTCCGGGAAGTTCAGCCCCACCGTGTAGGTACCGCCACCGCCAACCGCGGTCACGGCGAGGCGGTACCACGTGTAGCCCGCAACGTTGTGGGCGAGTTGCTTGTCCGCCCCGGCCTGTGGAGCGGAGCCCACGGTCTTCCAGCCCTCCGTTCCGAAGTGCTGCTGCACGTGCAGGGACAGCGTGGTGCCGTCAGGGCCGTCGAGGCAGGCGGTGGCCGTTCCGTCGTACAAGGGGAGGAAGTAGTTCCCGTTGGGCTCGATCTGCGTTTCCCCCTCCTTGATGTTCCAGCGCGTGACGTGCTCGTAGCCGGTCGTGCAGTCGATGGCGGTCTTCGCCGAGTCGGTGGCGCTCGCGGCCGGGACCGCCGTCATGCTGAGGGGCGCGGCGACAGCAGCGGCCGCGATGATGGTCCGACGGAGCTTCGTCATGCGAGAACACCCTTTCTCATCCGGGAACTTCGGGGTTCGTGGCGCCGGACGTCGGACGTCCGGGCGCTGGGCCGGGGATGGCAGGCCAGGTGTGCAGCATCAAGTCCCGCTGAGCGGGACTGCGGTGAGCCGAGCGCCGCCTTGTCTTCGGCGCGATCAGTCGAGTTGAAAGGTCGTTCCGATGCCCATCCCCGTGATCCATTCGGGGACCGGCTCGTAGCTCGTCCACACCAGGGGCGTACGTGCGGCGGCGAGGCCGATCAGCCAGGTGCGGATCTCGTGCCCGCCACTGCCCGCCCGGTCCTCGAGGCCCTCGTCGCCCAGGACGGTGACGGGTGTGAGGTCGGTGGACATGAGCTGTTCGAGGAACCAGGCGTCCCACGCGGCGTTGACGCGCGCGTGGGGGTCACCGCCCATGGCACGGACCCGGGGTTCGCGCGCGGCAGCGAAGGCGTGGACGTCCTGGCGCCCATGGATCAGTGCCTCGCGTCGGTCCGCCGCGATCGAAGGGTCGCGGGGGTCGTTGGACGGCAGCCAGTGGGAGAGCCCGCCACTGGCGATCAGGAGCACCCGTCCCGCGAACGTGGAGTCGCGGATCGCGGTGCCCAGCGCTGCGCCGAGGAGGGCGCAGCGCTTCAGGCCCGGCAGCGGTGGGGCGGCGGTGTTGACGACCAGGGGCACCATCGGGATGCCGGCCTCGCCGGACACCATCTCGTAGCTCTGTACGAGGCCGTGGTCGACGGTGAGCGCGTAGGACAGTGACAGGTCGAAGCCCGCCTCCGTCAGCCCGTCCCTGATCGACCAGGCCAGCCGCGAGGCGACGGGCAGCGAGCCCGCTCTGCTGCCGAAGTCGCCGAATCCGACGGCTTCCTCGACACCGAGTACGAAGGGAGGCATCACGTCGTAGAAGTTCGCGTGGAAGTGATCGGGGCCGATGACGACGACGGCGTCGGGGGCCAGGCGGGCGACAGTCTCGGTCACCCGGGCGGCTGCGGCGAGGAACGCACCGCCGGGCTGCGACGGCCCGCTCGGGGGGAGCAGGGTGGCGAACGGCGAGTGGGACATTCCGACGAGGCCGATGATCTCGCTCATGCCGGTGCCTTCCCCAGGAGCAGGAAGTCACGGTGCGCCCGCAGGTATGCGTCCGGCTTCTCCCACTGCGGCCAGTGGCCCGCGTCCGCGATCACGTGCAGCCGGGCGTCGGGCAGCCAGTCCAGGAGCAGCTCGGCCTCGTCGAGCCCGCCCGTCGGGTCGTGCTCGGTCCACAACAACAGGGTGGGCGCGGCGATGGCGGAGACCCAGGCCGGGTCCCAGGCGAAGTCCTTGCGCACCTCGGGGTCTTGGAGGACGAGGATGTTGTCGACCGCTCGTAAGAACCCGGGGCGGCTGTAGACCGCGCGCCGCAGG of the Streptomyces sp. NBC_00287 genome contains:
- a CDS encoding EthD domain-containing protein codes for the protein MIKLSIFLTRRADLTHEEFVDYWTQKHTPLLSSLPAGEVPVRRYVQLLPTGDEIPGISTAVYDGVAEVWVDNIADAARWFTSDTYTTTIAADEEKFLDRSQTRFLYTTESPIFG
- a CDS encoding MarR family winged helix-turn-helix transcriptional regulator, yielding MDEPSPWLDTEQQELWQDLLSVVIALPLALDRQLQRDAGISNFEYSVLARLSMAHQVTMRLSELARDCGSTLPRMSKLMDRFEVREWIVRRIDPSDGRYTLATLTDSGRQKVVDSAPGHVAQVRRLVFDPLTTAQRRQLGAALSSVAETVRREAAGGPTG
- a CDS encoding 2,3-dihydroxyphenylpropionate 1,2-dioxygenase — encoded protein: MSEIIGLVGMSHSPFATLLPPSGPSQPGGAFLAAAARVTETVARLAPDAVVVIGPDHFHANFYDVMPPFVLGVEEAVGFGDFGSRAGSLPVASRLAWSIRDGLTEAGFDLSLSYALTVDHGLVQSYEMVSGEAGIPMVPLVVNTAAPPLPGLKRCALLGAALGTAIRDSTFAGRVLLIASGGLSHWLPSNDPRDPSIAADRREALIHGRQDVHAFAAAREPRVRAMGGDPHARVNAAWDAWFLEQLMSTDLTPVTVLGDEGLEDRAGSGGHEIRTWLIGLAAARTPLVWTSYEPVPEWITGMGIGTTFQLD